A stretch of the Phycodurus eques isolate BA_2022a chromosome 15, UOR_Pequ_1.1, whole genome shotgun sequence genome encodes the following:
- the LOC133414148 gene encoding stanniocalcin-like: MTDDDAEARRGASAGVHFRAAQSGAPPLLSPDPPGDAIRRHADLTATLANHIKTFYDGRETEPIGIRTSFRPARKFLPVVEAGIHQQLSTGAALRLARAGPASYKERASSRQRHTFLLLVVVPGEDVEEAAAAGAPRRARFSSNGPADVARCLNGAVAVGCGFFSCLENSTCDTDGMHEICELFLHAAATFNTEGKTFVKKSLHCVAQGIGSKVFQTIRRCNIFQRMIAEVQEECFVAHDICAVARANPRAFADVVQVPARFPNRYYSTLLQTLQACDEQTVAAVRSGLLGRLGPDMETFLQMVQNKECDAGQAAAPFDDPSSWRNVPVFNIQPGFRGRDPTHLFARKRSLDEKEAGPAPVDPRPHP, encoded by the exons ATGACGGACGACGATGCTGAGGCGAGGCGAGGCGCGTCTGCCGGGGTCCACTTTCG CGCCGCTCAATCCGGGGCACCGCCGCTCCTCTCTCCTGACCCGCCCGGCGACGCCATTCGTCGACATGCAGACTTGACAGCCACTTTGGCCAATCACATCAAGACCTTTTATGACGGACGGGAGACTGAACCAATTGGGATTCGGACCAGTTTCCGGCCAGCGAGAAAATTCCTCCCAGTGGTCGAGGCGGGGATTCATCAA CAATTAAGCACCGGCGCCGCGCTCCGATTGGCCCGAGCCGGTCCGGCGTCCTACAAAGAGCGCGCGAGCAGCCGCCAGCGTCACACCTTCCTCCTCCTGGTCGTCGTCCCCGGCGAAGATGTG gaggaggcggcggcggcgggggcgcCGCGGCGCGCCCGCTTCTCCTCCAACGGTCCCG CGGACGTGGCGCGATGCCTGAACGGCGCGGTGGCGGTGGGCTGCGGCTTCTTCTCCTGCCTGGAAAACTCCACGTGCGACACGGACGGCATGCACGAGATCTGCGAGCTCTTCCTGCACGCCGCCGCCACCTTCAACACCGAG GGCAAGACCTTCGTGAAGAAGAGTCTGCACTGCGTGGCTCAGGGGATCGGCAGTAAAGTTTTCCAGACCATCCGCCGCTGCAACATCTTCCAGAGGATGATCGCCGAGGTCCAGGAGGAATGTTTCGTGGCGCACGACATCTGCGCCGTGGCGCGCGCCAACCCGCGGGCGTTCGCCGACGTCGTGCAAGTGCCCGCGCGCTTCCCCAACAG GTACTACAGCACGCTGCTGCAGACGCTGCAGGCGTGCGACGAGCAGACGGTGGCGGCGGTGCGTTCGGGCCTGCTGGGACGTTTGGGCCCCGACATGGAGACCTTCCTGCAGATGGTCCAGAACAAAGAGTGCGACGCGGGCCAGGCCGCCGCCCCCTTCGACGACCCGTCCAGCTGGAGGAACGTGCCCGTCTTCAACATCCAGCCCGGCTTCCGGGGTCGCGACCCCACCCACCTCTTCGCCCGCAAGCGCTCGCTGGATGAAAAGGAGGCGGGGCCCGCGCCAGTAGACCCCAGACCGCACCCGTGA
- the LOC133413478 gene encoding radial spoke head protein 3 homolog → MASVSQRQRDKNATYVFSSRPRPVESRSKFNASPAENPQYGNIVYDRRVVRGNAHGRNASPAKTTARAADVQQQRGFRRRSVDFVRSGDHVRFKTHDNPPGRKHVDVQTESFLEELSHISVTKDIDSQTDRFLDRPATPLFIPAKSGEDVATQIKDGELFDFDREVQPVLEVLVGKTVEQSLLEVMEEEELARLRAQQRAFEQLRNAELAEVQRLQEQERRRNEEKECRIAQQREAVRKEKETAEMIAAQACAQQFLSKLFPAVFASLRRHGYFYDPVERDIEMNFFRWLMAEVNDTLEKRNSARLLLDTIIHDIALERREFFKDLESRLVKSDK, encoded by the coding sequence ATGGCTTCCGTTTCACAGCGCCAACGAGATAAAAACGCAACGTACGTGTTCTCCAGTCGCCCCAGGCCCGTCGAGAGCCGCTCAAAGTTCAACGCGTCCCCCGCGGAAAATCCTCAGTACGGAAACATCGTGTACGATCGACGAGTCGTCAGGGGAAATGCTCACGGTCGAAACGCGTCGCCGGCCAAGACGACGGCGCGCGCGGCCGACGTTCAACAACAGCGCGGGTTCCGGAGGAGATCGGTGGACTTCGTGAGGTCCGGGGACCACGTGCGGTTCAAGACTCACGACAACCCGCCCGGTCGAAAACACGTCGACGTGCAAACCGAGTCCTTCCTCGAGGAGCTGAGTCACATCTCGGTGACGAAAGATATCGACTCCCAAACGGATCGTTTCCTGGACAGACCGGCCACGCCGCTATTCATACCGGCCAAATCGGGCGAAGATGTCGCGACCCAAATCAAAGACGGGGAGTTGTTTGACTTCGACAGGGAGGTGCAGCCCGTGTTGGAGGTCCTGGTGGGCAAGACCGTCGAGCAGTCGCTCCTGGAggtgatggaggaggaggaactgGCCCGCTTGCGGGCCCAGCAGAGGGCCTTCGAGCAGCTGAGAAATGCCGAGTTGGCCGAGGTCCAGCGGCTGCAGGAGCAGGAGAGGCGTCGCAATGAGGAAAAGGAGTGTCGGATCGCCCAGCAGAGGGAGGCCgtgaggaaagaaaaagaaacggCCGAGATGATAGCCGCCCAAGCGTGCGCGCAGCAGTTCTTGTCCAAGCTCTTCCCCGCCGTCTTCGCCTCGCTAAGGAGACACGGCTACTTCTACGACCCCGTGGAGAGAGACATTGAGATGAATTTCTTCCGGTGGCTGATGGCCGAGGTTAACGACACTCTGGAGAAGAGGAACTCTGCCAGGCTGCTGCTGGACACCATCATCCACGATATCGCCCTGGAGAGACGGGAGTTCTTCAAGGATCTCGAGTCGCGGCTGGTCAAATCGGACAAATAG
- the actr1b gene encoding actin related protein 1B, translating into MESYDILANQPVVIDNGSGVIKAGFAGDQIPKYCFPNYVGRPKHVRVMAGALEGDLFIGPKAEEHRGLLSVRYPMEHGIVKDWNDMERIWQYVYSKEQLQTFSEEHPVLLTEAPLNPSKNREKAAEVFFETFNVPALFISMQAVLSLYATGRTTGVVLDSGDGVTHVVPIYEGFAIPHSIMRVDIAGRDVSRYLRLLLRKEGYNFNTSAEFEVVRTIKERACYLSLNPQKDETLETEKAQYVLPDGSALNIGPARFRAPELLFRPDLVGDESSGIHEVLAYAIQKSDMDLRRTLFSTIVLCGGSTLIKGFGERLLTEVKKLAPKDVKIKISAPQERLYSTWIGGSILASLDTFKKMWVSKREYEEDRARAIHRKTF; encoded by the exons ATGGAGTCTTACGATATTTTAGCGAACCAGCCGGTGGTGATCGATAAC GGTTCAGGGGTCATCAAGGCTGGTTTCGCCGGAGATCAGATCCCCAAATATTGTTTTCCCAACTA CGTGGGACGTCCCAAACACGTGCGTGTCATGGCGGGCGCCCTGGAGGGGGACCTCTTTATCGGGCCCAAAGCGGAG GAGCACCGCGGGCTGCTGTCGGTGCGCTACCCGATGGAGCACGGCATCGTGAAGGACTGGAATGACATGGAGAGGATCTGGCAGTACGTTTACTCCAAGGAGCAGCTGCAGACCTTCTCCGAGGAG CATCCTGTTCTTCTGACGGAAGCTCCCCTCAACCCCAGCAAGAACCGCGAGAAGGCCGCCGAGGTCTTCTTTGAGACCTTCAACGTTCCCGCCCTCTTCATCTCCATGCAGGCCGTGCTCAGCTT GTACGCCACGGGACGCACCACGGGCGTGGTGCTGGACTCGGGCGACGGCGTGACGCACGTGGTGCCCATCTACGAGGGCTTCGCCATCCCGCACTCCATCATGCGGGTGGACATCGCCGGCAGGGACGTGTCGCGCTACCTGCGGCTGCTCCTGCGCAAGGAGGGCTACAACTTCAACACCTCGGCCGAGTTCGAGGTGGTGCGCACCATCAAGGAG AGGGCGTGCTACCTGTCGCTGAACCCGCAGAAGGACGAGACTCTGGAGACGGAGAAGGCTCAGTACGTCCTCCCCGACGGGAGCGCCCTAAAC ATCGGACCCGCCCGCTTCCGCGCCCCCGAGCTGCTGTTCCGGCCCGACCTGGTGGGCGACGAGAGCTCGGGCATCCACGAGGTCCTGGCCTACGCCATCCAGAAGTCGGACATGGACCTGCGGCGCACGCTCTTCTCCACCATCGTGCTGTGCGGCGGCTCCACGCTCATCAAag GCTTCGGAGAGAGGTTACTCACTGAAGTCAAGAAGTTGGCACCCAAAGACGTCAAGATCAAG aTCTCCGCCCCCCAGGAGAGACTCTACTCCACGTGGATCGG AGGCTCCATCTTGGCGTCGTTGGACACGTTCAAGAAGATGTGGGTGTCCAAGCGCGAGTACGAAGAAGACAGGGCGCGCGCCATCCACAGGAAGACCTTCTAG